A single Candidatus Sulfotelmatobacter sp. DNA region contains:
- a CDS encoding TldD/PmbA family protein, with translation MKHVANWALNIAALRGASYADVRVVAQRSRALTTKNGKVGSASDAESVGMSVRVIADGAWGFASSSELGRGAVEATAALAVEIARASSRVKREDVRLAPEKAAVAEWSTPYKIDPFSVSVEQNIELLLKIDAELRSVSGITLAETNLNFNREEQWFVSSEGADIHQTKLSTGAGYAAYAFAGNEIQKRSYPNSYGGQWQNKGYELIEELKLVENARRIADEAVALHQADQCPEGKFDIILDSSQLGLQIHESVGHPIELDRVLGMEANFAGTSFLSIDKLRKLRYGSEMVNVVADARQEHGPGLGTFGFDDEGVAAQCTPIITNGLFTGYLSSRETAHTIGESRSGGTLRAEGWNRLPMIRMTNISLLPGEKPLSLEQLIASADHGILMQTNRSWSIDDKRYNFQFGCEIGWEIKNGKRARMVKNPSYSGITTEFWNSLDAICSRDEWTLWGTPNCGKGQPQQVMGTGHGAAPSRFHGIKVGTAFKS, from the coding sequence ATGAAACATGTTGCCAATTGGGCGTTGAACATTGCGGCGCTGCGTGGAGCTAGCTACGCTGATGTACGCGTAGTCGCGCAGCGGAGCCGTGCTCTGACGACGAAAAACGGGAAGGTGGGCAGCGCGTCAGACGCGGAGTCGGTCGGGATGAGTGTACGCGTGATCGCAGACGGGGCTTGGGGATTTGCGTCATCTTCGGAGTTAGGGCGCGGCGCAGTCGAGGCCACCGCCGCACTGGCAGTTGAGATCGCGCGCGCTTCGTCGCGAGTGAAGCGAGAAGATGTGCGACTCGCGCCCGAAAAAGCTGCTGTCGCCGAGTGGAGCACGCCTTACAAAATCGATCCCTTCAGCGTTTCAGTGGAACAGAATATTGAATTGTTACTGAAGATCGACGCGGAGTTGCGTTCCGTTTCCGGTATTACTCTTGCCGAAACGAATCTGAACTTCAACCGCGAAGAGCAGTGGTTTGTGTCGTCGGAGGGCGCGGACATTCATCAGACCAAACTCTCGACGGGCGCGGGATATGCGGCGTATGCCTTTGCCGGGAACGAGATTCAGAAACGATCTTATCCGAATTCGTATGGCGGGCAGTGGCAGAACAAAGGCTATGAGCTGATTGAAGAATTAAAGTTGGTGGAGAATGCCCGGCGTATTGCGGATGAGGCGGTCGCGCTTCATCAGGCGGATCAATGTCCGGAAGGGAAGTTCGACATTATTCTCGACAGCTCGCAGCTAGGGTTGCAGATTCATGAATCGGTCGGGCATCCGATTGAACTGGACCGCGTGCTGGGAATGGAAGCGAATTTTGCCGGCACTTCGTTCTTAAGCATCGACAAGTTGAGAAAATTGCGCTACGGGAGTGAGATGGTGAATGTGGTGGCCGATGCGCGGCAGGAGCATGGCCCGGGGCTGGGGACGTTCGGTTTCGACGACGAAGGCGTGGCGGCGCAGTGTACGCCGATCATCACGAACGGGCTGTTTACGGGATATCTCAGTTCGCGCGAAACGGCGCATACCATTGGCGAGAGCCGGTCGGGCGGAACGTTACGCGCGGAAGGATGGAACCGGCTGCCGATGATTCGCATGACGAACATTAGTCTGCTGCCGGGGGAAAAACCTTTGAGTCTCGAGCAATTGATCGCGTCGGCCGATCACGGAATTCTCATGCAGACCAATCGCTCGTGGTCGATTGACGACAAGCGGTATAACTTTCAGTTCGGTTGCGAGATCGGATGGGAGATCAAGAACGGCAAACGCGCGCGCATGGTGAAGAATCCCTCGTATTCGGGAATCACGACGGAATTCTGGAATTCACTGGATGCGATTTGCTCGCGCGACGAATGGACGTTATGGGGAACTCCGAATTGCGGGAAGGGCCAGCCGCAGCAAGTGATGGGCACGGGACACGGCGCGGCGCCGTCGCGCTTTCACGGGATCAAGGTGGGGACTGCGTTTAAGAGTTAG
- the tnpA gene encoding IS200/IS605 family transposase: protein MLAQQEARRAEHNLAQRFKRWVSRARLGIKSRRDDAMSHTYSSNRVHVIFSTKERKKALSDEFQPKLWAYMAGIAHNQGFEAIIIGGVRDHVHALLVLPPSIPLAKAVQHLKGSSSKWINETATERFSWQEGYGAFSVSASQTEDVAAYIRNQRAHHEKKSFEEEFMEFLKKYGVDYDPAYVLG, encoded by the coding sequence GTGCTCGCTCAACAAGAGGCCCGGAGGGCCGAACACAATTTAGCCCAGCGCTTCAAGCGCTGGGTGAGCCGGGCAAGGCTTGGAATTAAGTCCCGGAGGGACGACGCAATGTCGCATACCTACTCCAGCAATCGCGTCCACGTAATCTTCAGCACGAAGGAACGCAAGAAAGCCCTATCTGATGAATTTCAACCCAAGCTCTGGGCCTACATGGCAGGTATCGCCCACAATCAGGGCTTCGAAGCAATAATCATCGGTGGCGTGCGCGATCATGTACACGCCCTCCTCGTCTTGCCGCCGAGCATACCGTTAGCCAAGGCCGTGCAGCATCTCAAGGGCAGTTCGTCAAAATGGATCAACGAAACTGCAACCGAACGTTTTTCCTGGCAGGAGGGATATGGAGCATTCAGCGTCAGCGCGTCCCAAACCGAAGATGTCGCAGCCTATATCCGGAACCAGCGCGCACATCACGAAAAGAAGAGCTTTGAAGAGGAGTTTATGGAGTTCTTGAAGAAGTACGGAGTAGATTACGATCCAGCTTATGTGCTCGGCTGA
- the kdsA gene encoding 3-deoxy-8-phosphooctulonate synthase, whose translation MITAFQVGDIHIGSGDLFLIAGPCVIESEEHAMRMAEIIKGVTKALAFPFIFKASYDKANRTSMRSFRGPGIKEGLRILKKIKNELQLPVLIDVHETADVGKVAEVADVLQIPAFLSRQTDLVVAAALSGRAVNIKKGQFVAPWDMRHAVEKCRDAGNTQVFLSERGASFGYNNLVVDMRSLAIMRKFAPVVFDATHSVQLPSSQSDGNGPAVSGGQPEFIPVLSRAAVAAGVDGVFMEVHDNPKEAKSDGANALESTKLRGVLKELLAVKRALDAAHATP comes from the coding sequence TTGATTACAGCATTCCAAGTCGGCGACATTCACATTGGGTCCGGCGATCTATTTCTGATCGCGGGGCCGTGCGTGATCGAGAGCGAAGAGCACGCAATGCGGATGGCGGAGATCATCAAGGGCGTAACCAAGGCTCTGGCGTTTCCCTTCATCTTTAAGGCGAGTTACGACAAAGCGAACCGCACTTCGATGCGCAGTTTTCGTGGACCGGGAATCAAGGAAGGGTTGCGCATCCTGAAGAAGATCAAGAATGAACTGCAACTGCCGGTTCTGATCGATGTGCACGAGACGGCGGACGTGGGCAAGGTCGCCGAGGTCGCAGACGTGTTGCAGATTCCGGCGTTCCTGAGCCGGCAGACCGATCTGGTGGTGGCGGCGGCGCTCAGCGGTCGCGCGGTGAACATCAAGAAAGGACAATTCGTTGCGCCCTGGGATATGCGCCACGCGGTTGAGAAGTGCCGCGATGCGGGCAACACGCAAGTCTTTCTGAGCGAGCGCGGAGCCAGTTTTGGCTACAACAATCTGGTGGTCGATATGCGGTCGCTGGCCATCATGCGCAAGTTTGCGCCGGTGGTATTCGATGCGACGCATTCGGTTCAGTTGCCCTCGTCGCAGTCGGACGGAAATGGTCCCGCGGTGAGCGGAGGACAGCCGGAGTTTATCCCTGTATTGTCGCGCGCGGCGGTGGCGGCGGGCGTGGACGGAGTGTTCATGGAAGTTCACGACAATCCGAAGGAAGCGAAGTCGGATGGGGCGAATGCGCTGGAGTCGACGAAACTTCGCGGCGTGTTGAAAGAATTGCTGGCGGTGAAGAGGGCGTTGGATGCGGCGCACGCGACGCCGTAG
- a CDS encoding CTP synthase, whose protein sequence is MPAKYIFVTGGVVSSLGKGLAAASIGCLLESRGMKVNIMKFDPYLNVDPGTMSPFQHGEVFVTDDGAETDLDLGHYERFTHAKLSRDNNWTTGRLYEQIIAKERRGDYLGKTVQVIPHVTNEIKAAMKKVAQDVDIAIVEIGGTVGDIESLPFMEAIRQMRQELGREHTLFVHVTLVPFIAAAQELKTKPTQHSVKELLSIGIQPDILLCRTDRFLAKDIKSKIALFCNVADEAVITAKDVASVYEVPLVFANEGVDSLVLKCLHMEAKDRDLSRWEDIVHRVYNPKDTVTIGIVGKYVEYEDSYKSLKEALVHGALAHNLKLQINWIEAEGLESAEGDKSYEAQLEGYDGILVPGGFGKRGIEGMLLAIRYAREKNVPYFGICLGMQTACIEFARNVVGLAEANSSEFDPATPHRVIYKLRELRGVEELGGTMRLGAWPCKIEPGTLAQKIYGKLEISERHRHRYEFNREYEEPMTAAGMRISGSTPDGTYVEMVELPDHPHFIGCQFHPEFKSKPLEPHPLFSSFVGAAYEYGMKRRAEKETAAVEMFHRPEKVAHR, encoded by the coding sequence ATGCCAGCGAAGTACATCTTTGTGACGGGCGGAGTTGTGTCTTCACTCGGCAAGGGATTGGCCGCGGCGTCCATCGGCTGCCTGCTGGAGAGCCGGGGAATGAAAGTCAACATCATGAAGTTCGATCCGTATCTGAACGTCGATCCGGGGACGATGTCGCCGTTTCAGCACGGCGAAGTTTTCGTGACCGACGACGGAGCGGAAACCGATCTCGACCTCGGCCACTACGAACGCTTCACCCACGCCAAACTTTCTCGCGACAATAACTGGACCACCGGACGCCTCTACGAGCAGATCATCGCCAAGGAGCGGCGCGGGGATTATCTTGGCAAGACGGTGCAGGTGATTCCCCACGTTACCAACGAGATTAAAGCCGCGATGAAGAAGGTCGCGCAGGATGTGGATATCGCGATCGTCGAGATTGGCGGAACCGTCGGCGACATCGAGTCGCTGCCGTTCATGGAAGCCATTCGCCAGATGCGGCAGGAACTGGGGCGCGAGCATACATTGTTTGTGCACGTTACGCTGGTGCCATTTATTGCCGCGGCGCAGGAGTTGAAGACCAAGCCGACGCAGCACTCTGTGAAAGAGTTGCTCAGTATTGGAATTCAGCCGGATATTTTGCTCTGCCGCACCGATCGCTTTCTGGCGAAGGATATCAAGTCGAAGATTGCGCTGTTCTGCAATGTCGCGGATGAAGCGGTGATCACCGCGAAAGACGTGGCTTCCGTCTACGAAGTGCCGCTGGTATTCGCTAATGAAGGTGTCGATAGCCTAGTGCTGAAATGTCTGCATATGGAAGCGAAGGATCGAGACCTGTCGAGGTGGGAGGACATTGTCCATCGCGTCTACAACCCGAAAGATACGGTGACGATCGGGATTGTCGGCAAGTATGTGGAGTATGAAGATTCCTACAAATCGCTGAAGGAGGCTCTTGTGCACGGGGCGTTGGCCCATAACCTGAAGCTCCAGATCAACTGGATTGAGGCCGAAGGACTGGAGAGCGCCGAGGGAGACAAGAGCTACGAAGCGCAGCTCGAGGGCTACGACGGAATCCTAGTGCCCGGAGGATTTGGCAAGCGCGGTATCGAAGGGATGCTGCTCGCGATCCGCTATGCGCGCGAAAAGAATGTTCCGTACTTCGGAATTTGTCTGGGGATGCAGACGGCTTGCATCGAATTTGCCCGGAATGTCGTGGGCCTGGCGGAGGCGAATTCAAGCGAGTTCGATCCGGCGACGCCGCATCGCGTCATCTACAAGTTGCGCGAGTTGCGCGGCGTGGAAGAACTCGGCGGGACGATGCGACTGGGGGCATGGCCGTGCAAAATTGAGCCCGGCACTCTAGCGCAGAAGATTTATGGGAAGTTGGAGATCAGCGAGCGGCACCGGCATCGCTATGAGTTCAATCGCGAGTATGAAGAGCCCATGACGGCCGCGGGCATGCGCATCTCCGGATCGACGCCGGACGGGACTTACGTCGAGATGGTGGAGTTGCCCGACCATCCGCATTTTATCGGGTGCCAGTTTCATCCGGAGTTTAAGTCGAAGCCGCTAGAACCGCATCCGCTGTTCAGTTCGTTTGTGGGCGCGGCGTATGAGTATGGCATGAAACGGCGCGCCGAAAAAGAAACGGCGGCAGTGGAAATGTTCCACCGGCCGGAGAAAGTAGCGCATCGGTAG
- a CDS encoding alkaline phosphatase family protein, translated as MRNLLASLLLSSALFGGVSAAQLIVVTPPQAQMKKGQTLQMHAYKYLQASNAADVTKTSVWTSIEPTIATVSKTGLVTMLGTGSALIVATYNKSPGYGTVWSQFTPFISVPPSTASFGNIQHVVFIVKENRSFDQYFGTFPGANGATTATLSTGQVKTLGHTPDKPKHDMGHEWTDSHSNIDAGRMDRWDLEYMCSVNGDNLCLSQLYQADIPNYWAYAQNYALADETFSSVESGSYPAHLQLVSGSSQTTIDNPRSSIQEQWGCDAVAGTNVPAMSSTYVVSPVFPCFSATTLGNLADTAGVSWKAYTSVNGESGYVYNPYRSFSAIYNTADWTTKVVTESNFITDALAGNLPALSWVTPPSIDTDHPPDSACVGENWTVQQINAVMQGPQSQWQNTVIFLTWDDFGGFYDHVPPPFRDQYGMGIRVPFIIISPWAIQGVYHTQVEFASVLRFMEETFALPNLGGADTIANDLQDAFNYSQTPLPQTVLSQRICPVSNDDPVFDPDDLDD; from the coding sequence ATGAGAAATTTGCTGGCTTCCCTGTTGCTATCCAGTGCGCTGTTCGGCGGAGTGTCGGCGGCACAGTTGATCGTGGTTACGCCACCGCAGGCGCAAATGAAAAAAGGGCAGACGCTTCAGATGCACGCCTACAAGTATTTGCAGGCGTCCAACGCAGCTGACGTGACGAAGACCTCAGTGTGGACCAGCATCGAACCGACAATTGCCACGGTATCGAAAACAGGGCTGGTAACGATGCTTGGCACCGGGTCGGCTCTAATTGTCGCCACTTACAACAAGTCTCCCGGCTATGGCACGGTGTGGAGCCAGTTCACGCCTTTCATCAGCGTGCCACCGAGCACGGCGTCGTTTGGAAACATTCAGCATGTAGTTTTCATCGTCAAAGAGAACCGCAGCTTCGACCAATACTTTGGAACCTTTCCGGGAGCAAACGGCGCCACGACAGCTACGCTCTCAACAGGACAAGTCAAAACGCTGGGCCATACACCCGACAAGCCGAAGCATGATATGGGCCACGAATGGACCGACAGTCACAGCAACATCGATGCCGGCCGCATGGACCGCTGGGACCTGGAGTATATGTGTTCGGTGAACGGCGACAATTTGTGCCTGAGCCAGTTGTATCAAGCGGACATTCCGAATTACTGGGCGTACGCGCAGAACTACGCATTGGCGGATGAGACGTTCAGCAGTGTCGAGTCGGGATCGTATCCGGCGCACCTGCAATTGGTCTCCGGAAGTTCGCAGACCACGATCGACAATCCTCGGAGTTCGATTCAGGAGCAATGGGGATGCGATGCGGTCGCTGGCACGAACGTCCCCGCCATGAGTTCGACTTATGTCGTGTCGCCGGTATTTCCGTGCTTTAGCGCGACGACGTTGGGCAATTTGGCGGACACGGCGGGAGTTTCGTGGAAAGCCTACACGTCGGTGAACGGCGAGAGCGGCTACGTTTATAACCCGTACCGCAGCTTCAGCGCGATCTATAACACGGCCGACTGGACGACCAAGGTCGTGACCGAATCGAATTTCATTACCGATGCACTGGCAGGAAATTTGCCGGCGCTCAGTTGGGTCACGCCGCCGAGTATCGACACCGACCATCCGCCCGACAGCGCATGCGTGGGAGAAAACTGGACCGTGCAGCAGATCAACGCGGTGATGCAAGGCCCGCAATCCCAGTGGCAGAACACGGTGATCTTTCTCACATGGGATGACTTTGGCGGATTCTACGATCACGTCCCACCCCCATTTCGCGATCAGTACGGGATGGGCATTCGAGTGCCGTTCATCATCATCAGCCCATGGGCGATTCAAGGCGTGTATCACACGCAGGTCGAGTTTGCCAGCGTGCTGCGATTCATGGAAGAAACATTTGCGCTGCCGAACCTGGGCGGAGCGGACACGATTGCCAACGATTTGCAGGATGCGTTCAACTATTCGCAGACGCCTCTGCCGCAGACGGTGCTTTCGCAGCGAATCTGTCCGGTGTCGAATGACGATCCGGTGTTCGATCCGGATGATCTGGACGATTGA
- a CDS encoding alkaline phosphatase family protein produces the protein MKYLFVLLLLSANVFAVENRIEIIIITPPEVLLAPGHNQQMHAYGYYSDGSVVDLTGTVAWSSIESSVATVTKTGLVTMKSAGTALIKATYQGYKGYGTVWNKFTPFIKVRPSTASAGRIEHIVFIVKENRSFDSYFGTYPGANGATTATLSTGQVVALGHLPDPPKHDMGHEWTDSHDDVDGGRMDRFDLGLTCSVDGDMQCLKQLYQSDIPNYWAYAQNYALADEAFSSVASGSYPAHLAMVSGGEQNVLDNPRSSEPAQWGCDGVAGTNVPYFTATETVSSEFPCFSATTIADLADSAGVSWMAYTIIDNGSGYIYNPFRSFSNIFYGPDWTTKVVDQSQFITDALAGNLPALSFVTPPSIDTDHPPDSACVGENWSVSMINAVMQGPITQWRNTVIVLTWDDFGGLYDHVAPPYRDQYGLGIRVPMIILSPFAVQGVYHTQVEFASVLRFMEETFGLPSLRGADMFANDMQDAFNYSQSPLPPLVLSQRTCPVSKDAPVYDPDDLED, from the coding sequence ATGAAATATTTATTTGTGTTGCTGCTGCTCTCGGCCAATGTGTTTGCCGTCGAGAATCGGATTGAGATCATCATCATTACGCCTCCTGAGGTGCTGCTCGCCCCGGGACACAACCAGCAGATGCACGCCTATGGCTATTACTCGGACGGAAGTGTCGTCGATTTGACCGGCACGGTAGCATGGTCGAGCATTGAGTCCTCGGTCGCGACGGTCACGAAGACCGGATTGGTGACGATGAAGAGCGCCGGGACGGCTCTCATCAAGGCGACGTATCAGGGCTATAAAGGCTATGGAACGGTGTGGAACAAGTTCACACCCTTCATCAAAGTCCGCCCCAGCACCGCATCGGCGGGCAGGATTGAACACATCGTTTTTATTGTCAAGGAGAACCGGAGCTTCGACTCATATTTTGGAACCTATCCGGGAGCCAATGGCGCCACGACGGCCACGCTTAGTACAGGGCAAGTCGTCGCTCTCGGTCACCTTCCCGATCCGCCGAAGCACGATATGGGACATGAGTGGACCGACAGTCATGACGACGTCGATGGCGGGCGCATGGACCGCTTCGACTTGGGGCTGACTTGCTCGGTCGACGGCGACATGCAATGCCTGAAGCAGTTGTATCAATCGGACATTCCGAATTATTGGGCGTACGCACAAAACTATGCGTTAGCGGATGAGGCATTCAGCAGCGTGGCCTCGGGATCGTATCCGGCTCACTTGGCGATGGTGTCGGGAGGCGAGCAGAACGTGTTGGATAATCCGCGCAGTTCGGAGCCGGCGCAGTGGGGATGCGACGGAGTCGCGGGAACGAACGTGCCGTATTTCACGGCGACCGAGACGGTGTCGAGCGAGTTTCCGTGTTTTAGCGCGACTACGATTGCCGACCTGGCGGACTCGGCGGGAGTGTCGTGGATGGCGTACACCATCATCGATAACGGCAGCGGTTATATCTACAACCCGTTTCGTAGCTTCAGCAATATTTTTTATGGTCCGGATTGGACGACGAAAGTTGTCGACCAGTCGCAATTCATCACCGACGCGCTGGCGGGGAATCTGCCGGCTCTGAGTTTCGTGACACCGCCCAGTATTGATACGGATCATCCGCCGGACAGCGCCTGTGTGGGCGAGAACTGGTCGGTGTCGATGATCAACGCCGTGATGCAGGGGCCGATCACGCAGTGGCGAAATACGGTAATCGTTCTGACCTGGGATGATTTTGGTGGACTGTACGACCACGTTGCGCCACCCTATCGCGATCAGTATGGTCTCGGTATTCGAGTGCCGATGATCATCCTGAGCCCCTTTGCGGTGCAAGGCGTGTATCACACTCAAGTCGAGTTTGCGAGCGTGCTGCGGTTTATGGAAGAGACATTCGGGTTGCCGAGCTTACGCGGAGCCGATATGTTCGCCAACGACATGCAAGATGCATTCAATTATTCGCAGTCGCCGCTGCCGCCGCTCGTGCTGTCGCAGCGCACATGTCCGGTGTCGAAGGACGCGCCGGTTTATGACCCGGACGATCTGGAGGATTAG